The nucleotide window AGAGCGCACTTGGCTAAAAAAGATAGGGCCAGGGCTGTTCAGCTTAATAGCAATAGCAATGGGAATAAATAGGATTGCGGTGATCCCCAAGCCAACTAGTGCCCCAACAATGTCGATCGCTCGCTTTACCTTTGATCGCACAGAGGGATGGTATGCAGTGCGATCTTCAGCATAGGATGGTAGAGACACTGGCGCGTCACGGTTCTCTGGTAATAGAGAGACGCTAGCATCATCAGAATTGTCGGACTTGGTTATAGATGGGTCTAACTCAGGAGGCATCTCATCCGCCGTGGGCGTTTCTATCTTAAAGAAGTTTTCCATCCCAGTTAGAGACATCACCTCTAGGGGTTGGTTCTTCACATTCCATAGCACAACGTCAACCCCGTGCGCCTTGGCAATTTTCTGGCTAGAAACTAGTGCCCCAATGCCGCTGCTATCAACAAAGGTAGTTTGCTGAAGATCTAACACGATTTGACTAGGTTTCGGGTCAGCCTCACATGCTATCTGACACTTTTGTTTGAGACTAACAGCCTGATGAACACTCAGCAGTTTGGGAAGGCGGAGTATGGATCGTTGGTTGAACTGAATAATGGCGATCGGTTCCTCAGAAGATTTATGTTCCATGGTGCGATGTTTTTGAAGTCGAGAAAAATGTTTGGAAGAAAATCTTGAACATGAGTGATCGATAGCTCAACGGACTTAGGAAATCCTAACATCTAGCAGACGTAAGCACTCCGGTCAAGGCAACATAGTAAACATCCTTGAACATTAGTTAACGAAACTGTTGTCTAAATCGTCTTCAAATCATCAATTACTAGTATCTACGGATATAATACGCAACAAGGCTTACACTTAAAGCTATCTTTACAGTCAAGATTACCCGTCTACCTGCACACAGCTAAACTAGAAGCTGCCAGAGGCCGTA belongs to Cyanobacteriota bacterium and includes:
- a CDS encoding sugar transferase, translating into MEHKSSEEPIAIIQFNQRSILRLPKLLSVHQAVSLKQKCQIACEADPKPSQIVLDLQQTTFVDSSGIGALVSSQKIAKAHGVDVVLWNVKNQPLEVMSLTGMENFFKIETPTADEMPPELDPSITKSDNSDDASVSLLPENRDAPVSLPSYAEDRTAYHPSVRSKVKRAIDIVGALVGLGITAILFIPIAIAIKLNSPGPIFFSQVRSGWMGRRFRIWKFRSMVANAEALKSQVENQAEGNFFKNENDPRITKVGRFLRKTSLDEFPQFWNVLKGEMSLVGTRPPSVDEIEKYDVPEWQRLDVKPGITGEWQVSGRSKIRKFEDVIRLDLKYQRNWSLKHDFEIILKTILVLFFKSDDAF